In Pseudobacter ginsenosidimutans, the following are encoded in one genomic region:
- a CDS encoding glyceraldehyde-3-phosphate dehydrogenase, translating into MQQRERWSGEINELLKHHAHTDLKGVLEYTEEPFVSADILGNPHSSIVDGTLTRSIDKLVKIVSWYDNVAGISNRIAELAVELAAKMTTTAEA; encoded by the coding sequence ATGCAACAAAGGGAACGGTGGTCAGGTGAGATCAATGAACTACTGAAACACCATGCGCATACTGATTTGAAAGGCGTATTGGAATATACTGAAGAACCTTTTGTATCGGCTGATATACTGGGCAACCCCCACTCTTCCATCGTTGATGGTACACTAACACGTTCAATAGACAAACTGGTAAAAATTGTGTCCTGGTATGATAATGTAGCGGGGATCTCGAACAGGATTGCAGAACTGGCGGTTGAGCTCGCCGCTAAGATGACCACTACGGCAGAAGCCTGA
- a CDS encoding YybH family protein codes for MQRLITLIPCKSAAFSAQLLVLFGFLMSAHADGKTYRSVKEDWQQKVEKLNLQFTKALEKGDVPAMMQYYAADAVSMPEHHATLFSPKSIADYYQRWLAATSDNRCKRLIYSVKIVEGFLLEAGTFTHDFVQAGHKPFRYSGKYIHVWRIGENKSLTLVGEIWGAASGFDRASLPLSSDNTSPVLPAPIKQGYSIQADSINHYNVQIAQLVKERNGAAFSAYYTNDAIYMPYYMPMVIGKDSIHQYYVVHEDPAVTIDTVQINMSRVLPAGDYALVNGFYRVNWRAGEHSGLVTGKSINIWKREQDGKWRLHWQMTNHD; via the coding sequence ATGCAACGCTTAATAACTCTTATCCCATGTAAATCAGCTGCTTTTTCTGCGCAGTTGCTGGTCCTTTTTGGTTTCCTGATGTCTGCCCATGCGGACGGAAAAACATACAGGTCAGTCAAAGAGGATTGGCAACAAAAAGTGGAAAAATTGAATCTTCAATTTACCAAAGCTTTGGAAAAAGGCGATGTGCCGGCGATGATGCAGTATTATGCTGCTGATGCTGTAAGTATGCCGGAGCATCATGCTACTCTTTTTTCTCCGAAATCCATAGCAGATTATTATCAACGCTGGCTGGCGGCAACCAGTGATAATCGCTGCAAGCGTTTAATATACTCTGTAAAAATTGTTGAAGGCTTTCTGTTGGAGGCGGGAACTTTTACGCATGATTTTGTACAGGCAGGACATAAGCCCTTTCGCTACTCCGGAAAGTATATTCATGTGTGGCGGATCGGTGAAAATAAATCGTTGACGCTTGTTGGTGAGATTTGGGGCGCCGCTTCCGGATTTGATCGTGCCTCCCTCCCGTTGTCGTCTGATAATACTTCTCCGGTCTTGCCGGCTCCCATAAAGCAGGGATACAGTATCCAGGCCGATAGCATCAATCATTACAATGTGCAGATCGCTCAGTTGGTGAAAGAACGCAATGGAGCTGCTTTTTCGGCATACTATACTAATGACGCGATCTATATGCCTTACTATATGCCCATGGTTATTGGGAAAGACAGCATTCATCAGTATTATGTAGTGCATGAGGATCCCGCTGTTACTATTGACACCGTACAGATCAATATGTCGCGGGTATTGCCGGCCGGCGACTATGCGCTGGTTAATGGATTCTATCGTGTTAACTGGCGGGCGGGTGAGCATTCCGGACTGGTTACCGGGAAAAGCATCAATATCTGGAAAAGGGAACAGGATGGGAAATGGCGGCTGCACTGGCAAATGACCAATCATGATTGA
- a CDS encoding ligand-binding sensor domain-containing protein has translation MHVVRILMVWAFCSRLVISTVAAQTPDIVFHHLTEKDGLSSNFINCLLKDSRGILWIGTLNGLNRYDGRHFYSYHSSEDSNSLPHNMVHALAEDKNGNIWGGTDYGVFCWNRKDNRFRKYQISDSPVVANTFSILCTEDGSVWASSLKGFYHLPTGERKFRKIQENRNNGISFSDNSIRKNGMVAGPDKKSIWLVTREGLMCYLIQEQQWLNVSNNQGYSLFNGHSAAALSATPFGHFWYYDNKDQQLVAFDPLTKKVKYTRKLKPAITGGLGATILEDKNHRLWVCNWNYEMFTLDYLGSNTITPISHSNETTKSIAGDFFWAAMQDTDGNIWLGTVGGISICNPDRSFYKVHSICSLVHGSKNISIHWIAENKMDSSWWISTDAPALIRYDPVKTGYRKYEPEKFIAARNIEKPTGIHQICFVKGKPVIATTNGVWRYDAAKDNFVPFNLPPPFHKLLFTVVHQYNDSSYYFSDRYNLVEWNCFTNKATQVKYPDGLSFDGHPPESEIMASAQGSPLWVVNGHDWVSRINRQNQPELFRISKSVKEKYAYYTALEVDVNGNLWAAKPGDGLYFYDTKTGIQRSWTHEIDRVMALKADGQNKIWCATFNQVAIFNPAFDRFYKFTLPLANNNYGYQNRMIRLNNGNIVETLSGYAVEFFPDRLSSAKVINQPNISQVEINDSLLFPEHNSALHLAPEENNLRLKFGLLTDAEAYPYDMLFRLDGAEDQWRSAGNDFEANYNQLRPGNYTFSVKAVARDGNWQSMETSLRIHIAAPFFKKWWFPWLALSLVLIIFYLVYKNRIRNTRRLGELQSKAQLLEKEKALVMYENLKQHLNPHFLFNSLTSLSSLITIDQKMAVNFLDKMSKVYRYILKNRENEVVPLNEELKFVQLYIHLLKTRFEDGIRVNIEIDEEYLHRKIAPVTLQNLVENAIKHNIADSDSPLVIDLFVKDDNLVVRNNLQKKSFVETSNKQGLASMQSLYAFLSSRPLLITEDEQYFTITVPLL, from the coding sequence ATGCATGTCGTTCGCATTTTGATGGTTTGGGCCTTCTGTTCCAGGCTGGTCATTTCTACCGTTGCGGCCCAAACGCCGGACATCGTTTTCCATCATCTTACAGAAAAGGACGGCCTCAGCAGCAACTTTATCAACTGTCTCCTGAAAGATAGTCGTGGTATCCTTTGGATTGGCACGCTCAATGGTCTCAATCGCTATGACGGAAGGCATTTTTACAGTTATCATAGCAGTGAGGACAGCAACAGTCTCCCGCATAATATGGTGCACGCTCTTGCAGAGGATAAAAATGGGAATATATGGGGAGGAACAGATTATGGCGTGTTTTGCTGGAACCGGAAAGATAACCGTTTCAGAAAATACCAGATCTCGGATTCGCCGGTAGTTGCAAATACCTTCAGTATTCTTTGTACTGAAGACGGATCCGTTTGGGCCAGCTCCCTCAAAGGGTTCTATCATCTTCCCACCGGAGAAAGAAAGTTCAGGAAAATTCAGGAAAACAGGAATAATGGAATCTCGTTTTCAGATAACAGTATCAGGAAAAATGGAATGGTTGCCGGACCGGATAAGAAATCGATCTGGCTTGTTACCAGAGAAGGGCTCATGTGCTACCTCATTCAGGAACAGCAATGGCTGAACGTTTCCAATAATCAGGGATATTCACTGTTCAACGGACATAGCGCTGCAGCCCTTTCCGCTACTCCCTTTGGTCATTTCTGGTATTACGACAATAAGGACCAGCAACTGGTGGCCTTTGATCCATTGACAAAAAAAGTGAAATATACCAGGAAGCTGAAACCCGCCATCACAGGCGGGCTTGGCGCTACCATCCTGGAAGACAAGAACCATCGGCTCTGGGTCTGTAACTGGAATTATGAAATGTTCACCCTGGATTATCTTGGGTCCAATACAATCACTCCTATCAGTCATTCCAATGAAACTACCAAGAGTATTGCAGGTGATTTCTTTTGGGCAGCCATGCAGGATACTGATGGTAACATATGGCTGGGTACAGTTGGAGGTATCAGTATTTGTAATCCTGACCGCTCTTTCTACAAAGTGCATTCCATTTGTTCACTTGTACATGGCAGTAAGAATATTTCCATACACTGGATTGCGGAAAACAAAATGGACAGCTCCTGGTGGATATCAACTGATGCGCCCGCCCTCATTCGATATGATCCCGTAAAAACAGGTTACAGGAAATACGAACCGGAAAAATTTATCGCTGCCCGCAATATCGAAAAACCTACTGGCATACACCAGATATGCTTTGTGAAAGGCAAACCGGTTATCGCCACCACCAACGGTGTTTGGCGATATGATGCGGCTAAAGATAATTTCGTTCCTTTCAACCTGCCCCCACCCTTCCATAAACTTCTGTTCACTGTTGTTCATCAATACAACGACAGCAGTTATTATTTCTCAGACAGATATAACCTTGTTGAATGGAACTGCTTTACCAATAAAGCCACCCAGGTAAAGTACCCTGACGGACTCAGCTTTGATGGACATCCGCCGGAATCGGAAATCATGGCCTCTGCACAGGGATCGCCATTGTGGGTTGTCAATGGGCACGACTGGGTGAGCAGGATCAACCGGCAAAATCAACCGGAGCTATTCCGGATTTCCAAAAGTGTAAAAGAGAAATACGCTTATTACACCGCTTTGGAGGTGGATGTCAACGGAAATCTCTGGGCTGCAAAACCCGGCGATGGACTTTACTTTTATGATACCAAAACAGGAATACAAAGAAGCTGGACGCATGAAATAGATCGCGTAATGGCTCTGAAGGCAGACGGGCAGAACAAGATATGGTGCGCTACTTTTAATCAGGTGGCTATCTTCAATCCGGCATTCGACCGGTTTTATAAATTCACATTACCGCTGGCCAATAACAATTATGGCTACCAGAACAGGATGATCAGATTGAACAACGGGAATATTGTGGAAACTTTATCCGGGTATGCCGTGGAGTTCTTTCCTGACCGGCTGAGTTCCGCCAAAGTGATCAACCAGCCCAACATCAGCCAGGTGGAGATCAACGACAGTCTGCTTTTTCCGGAACATAACAGTGCACTGCACCTGGCCCCTGAAGAGAACAATCTCCGGTTGAAATTCGGACTGCTTACCGATGCAGAAGCTTACCCTTATGATATGCTGTTCAGGCTGGATGGCGCTGAAGACCAATGGCGCAGCGCAGGTAACGATTTTGAAGCGAACTACAATCAACTCCGGCCAGGCAATTATACTTTTTCTGTTAAAGCAGTTGCGCGCGATGGAAACTGGCAATCGATGGAAACCAGTCTAAGGATCCATATCGCTGCGCCTTTCTTCAAGAAATGGTGGTTCCCCTGGCTCGCGCTTTCCCTCGTATTAATAATATTCTACCTCGTTTACAAGAACAGGATCCGCAATACCAGGAGACTGGGCGAGCTTCAAAGCAAAGCACAGTTACTGGAAAAAGAGAAAGCTCTTGTGATGTACGAAAATCTGAAACAACACCTGAACCCTCATTTCCTCTTCAATTCACTTACCTCACTCAGCAGCCTGATCACAATTGATCAAAAAATGGCTGTCAATTTCCTGGACAAAATGAGTAAGGTGTACCGGTATATCCTGAAGAACCGGGAAAATGAAGTGGTTCCGTTGAATGAAGAACTGAAATTTGTTCAGTTGTATATCCACCTGCTGAAAACAAGATTTGAAGATGGCATCAGGGTGAATATCGAAATCGATGAAGAATACCTCCACAGGAAGATTGCGCCCGTTACGCTGCAGAACCTCGTCGAAAATGCTATCAAGCATAATATAGCCGACAGTGACTCCCCGCTGGTGATCGATCTCTTTGTAAAAGATGATAACCTGGTAGTTCGTAATAATCTTCAAAAGAAAAGTTTTGTGGAAACCAGCAATAAGCAGGGGCTGGCCAGCATGCAATCCCTGTATGCTTTCCTCAGTTCCCGTCCCCTGCTGATCACGGAAGATGAACAATATTTCACAATCACCGTACCCTTATTATAG
- a CDS encoding DoxX family protein: MNHKIITIFLRLALAAGLLSAVADRFGIWNKEVAVWGNWNAFLEYTQTLNPWLPVAVIPAVGIIATAAEIVFGLGLLIGIKTEIFAKLTGFLLLLFALSMSFSTGIKAPLDFSVFAASGAAFALALLTAKRKEA; the protein is encoded by the coding sequence ATGAATCACAAGATCATTACAATTTTTCTACGCCTTGCTCTTGCTGCAGGGCTTTTGTCTGCGGTAGCTGACAGATTTGGGATCTGGAACAAAGAAGTGGCAGTATGGGGAAACTGGAACGCTTTTTTAGAATATACGCAGACACTCAATCCCTGGCTTCCTGTTGCAGTTATTCCTGCTGTTGGGATCATTGCAACAGCAGCAGAGATTGTATTTGGTCTGGGCCTGCTCATTGGAATCAAAACAGAGATTTTTGCCAAACTCACAGGATTCTTATTGCTATTATTCGCCTTGTCGATGAGCTTTTCCACAGGTATAAAGGCTCCATTGGATTTTTCAGTGTTCGCCGCCTCAGGGGCAGCATTCGCGTTAGCTTTACTGACAGCAAAACGAAAAGAGGCTTAA
- a CDS encoding Crp/Fnr family transcriptional regulator: protein MKPFAELSADSLEYLFPHFVKLEFNRGSELIQSGKPCQSLYLIEQGYCRAYNIQDGLEVNLNFYFEFETVTNLNSYIFNTPSNFTVVACEPMLVYRIDKKNLLAAIQQSPEIDIAGKKNLQLIAAKQERQLQLYRILTAKGRYEFLENTDPALLQRVPISQLASYLGVKRETLSRIRNKRRSSKTL, encoded by the coding sequence ATGAAACCGTTTGCTGAACTATCGGCGGATAGTCTGGAATATTTGTTCCCGCATTTTGTAAAACTGGAATTCAATAGAGGCTCAGAACTGATTCAATCCGGAAAACCATGCCAGTCGCTATACCTGATCGAACAAGGGTATTGCAGGGCTTATAATATCCAGGATGGATTGGAAGTAAATCTCAATTTCTATTTTGAATTTGAAACTGTCACAAACCTTAACAGTTATATATTCAACACTCCTTCTAATTTCACGGTAGTAGCCTGCGAACCCATGCTGGTATACCGGATCGATAAAAAAAATTTGTTGGCAGCAATACAACAATCGCCTGAAATCGATATAGCCGGGAAAAAGAACCTGCAATTGATAGCCGCCAAACAGGAAAGGCAACTGCAGCTATACCGTATATTGACGGCGAAAGGCCGATATGAATTCCTGGAAAACACCGACCCTGCTTTACTCCAGCGTGTCCCCATCTCTCAACTGGCTTCCTATCTGGGCGTGAAACGTGAAACCTTAAGCAGGATTCGAAATAAAAGACGAAGCTCTAAAACTTTGTGA
- a CDS encoding LytR/AlgR family response regulator transcription factor has protein sequence MNAIIMEDEKLIARQLIDKIAQVAPDMKIVEVLPSVKTATKWFMENSEPDIVFADIQLSDGVSFQVFERYDLKCPIVFTTAYDEYAIRAFKSNGVDYLLKPVDTDDLQKAIEKCRVIVESRSQYPKDIQQLLKVITNSGLHQPGYKEKFIVNHRQQWIPVQSKDIACFYRENLNYILTFGGEKHILDFTTLDEIEELLDPALFYRVNRQAIIHMDAIQSIQLHENQKLTVFLKQPLKMQWDISREKAPAFKKWFDR, from the coding sequence ATGAATGCAATAATAATGGAAGACGAAAAGCTTATTGCCCGTCAGTTGATCGATAAAATTGCCCAGGTGGCGCCTGATATGAAAATTGTGGAAGTGTTGCCCAGCGTGAAAACTGCAACCAAATGGTTCATGGAAAACAGTGAACCGGATATCGTATTCGCGGACATCCAACTCAGTGATGGCGTCAGCTTCCAGGTGTTTGAACGGTATGATCTGAAATGCCCCATAGTGTTTACCACTGCATACGATGAATATGCCATCCGTGCTTTCAAATCTAACGGTGTGGATTACCTGCTGAAGCCTGTTGATACAGATGATCTTCAGAAAGCCATCGAGAAATGCCGTGTAATTGTAGAAAGCAGAAGCCAGTATCCGAAGGATATTCAGCAGCTATTGAAAGTGATCACCAATTCCGGATTGCATCAGCCAGGATACAAAGAGAAATTCATCGTGAATCACCGTCAGCAATGGATCCCTGTCCAATCCAAAGACATCGCCTGTTTTTACCGCGAAAACCTGAATTATATCCTGACATTTGGCGGCGAAAAACATATTCTCGATTTCACTACACTGGATGAAATTGAAGAGCTGCTGGACCCAGCCTTATTTTACCGTGTCAACAGGCAGGCCATCATACATATGGATGCAATACAGAGCATACAACTGCACGAAAATCAAAAACTGACTGTTTTTCTGAAACAACCCCTGAAAATGCAGTGGGATATCAGTCGGGAAAAAGCCCCTGCTTTCAAGAAGTGGTTCGACAGGTAA
- a CDS encoding DUF2200 domain-containing protein: MDNARVFKMKFANIYPLYIEKVERKGRTKSELDEVLCWLTGHNAKSLQQQIDMKTDLETFFTQAPQLNPNVSKITGLICGYRVEEIEDKLMQKIRYMDKLVDELAKGKKIEKILRQ, from the coding sequence ATGGATAATGCCAGAGTGTTCAAAATGAAGTTTGCAAATATCTATCCCCTGTATATCGAAAAAGTAGAGAGAAAGGGGCGCACAAAATCTGAATTGGATGAGGTACTATGCTGGCTTACGGGACATAATGCGAAAAGCCTGCAGCAGCAGATAGATATGAAAACTGATCTTGAGACTTTCTTTACGCAGGCCCCGCAATTGAATCCTAATGTTTCTAAAATTACGGGCTTGATCTGTGGTTACCGGGTTGAAGAAATTGAAGATAAACTCATGCAAAAGATCCGGTATATGGATAAACTGGTGGATGAACTGGCCAAGGGAAAGAAAATAGAAAAAATATTGAGGCAATGA